ACTTCAAGCCTTCGTTTTTTTTGCTCTGGATAAGATGTTCCTTGCAACTTGTTGTCGCTTTTTTCCCTTGAGTGGGACAAATCTAAAGAACCTTCTTTCAAAAGGTCACTGCACTCCAACGATGTACTAGTATTGTTATTCTTGTTTTCCTGTgaattttgcaaactttttgCAACACTCTTCGATTCCTGCCCTGTAAGATTCCCCCGAAACGAGTCATTAGCTTCACGATTTTTGTTGCAACATGTGATGTTGTCTTTACAAACGGTCGTATTCCCAAACGATGTCGAATTTTCCTTTGAAGGTTGTCTTTCAGTATTACCTTGATCAGTTAAACCAGACGCGTCATTTTCAAGATCTGAAGAATTTGAAGCTTTCTTCGCCAAAGTTTGCAACAAGTTAGATGCTTGAAAAGTGAAAGACTCTCCAGAATGATCACACCCAGATTTACGAGTTACAATCTCGTCAACCTGACTCGATGTTGGATCTTTAGTATTACTTGTTGCAGAAACTACTATTGGGTCTGTAAACTGGTGACACGAAGGAGCTTCAGAAACCCCTGTTGAGGTCGATAATGAATTGACGACTGGATCTGTTGGTGTCGCACATGAAATCGTGGGCAAGGTGGGCGGAACTGTACTGGCAGAGGATGTAACAAAGTTGTTACTGTTTGCAACTCCCAAGCGTGCCTGGCACAGGGATGTGTTGTCAGCAGCTGAAAGTGGGCAGGGTGTACCCAAAGTGGGAGAAAAAGTGGATAAATCATGACGAGAAAATGGTTCGGTAGTGGACGGTGATTCCGAGATGCCGGTAGAATTGACCGCTTCTGTGGTGGGGCATCTCGAAGTGctgttgaaattgaaaggaTCGAGTGCAGTAGTAGTTACCATGGTGACATGATTACTGGAAAAAACCGGGCCATGTGAAACTCCGTCGGCACAAGTGACAGGCGGCAGAGAAGAGCCAGCAATATTAAAACCCACTGGGGAGGAGTCCGGAGAATTGGTGACTACGAAGTGAGGTGAAGCGCTGTAACAGGCGCTAGTTACTGTAACATCGGCAGGTACAAGGTAAGGGAAATTTGCCCTAACAATTGACCTGGTAGAGTTGGTAAGCGGAGCAGTGATGTTAACGTTACTTGTTGCAGTACATGCAGATGTCGTTAGCGCAGTCTGTTTAGGTGACTTCTTGGCCACAGCTTGTTTCGAATTATTGTTCCCTCCACTCTTAGACCCCGaacttttattttgttcattaatttttgcaaaCTGCTTTGTGTTATTCTTTTTCCTTGATCCTTTCTTAGGTCCTCTTTTCTTTGGAACCGTTTCCTTTTCAGATGCAAAATTGAGTGCACGCACATAAGGAAGAGTTGAAGTGATTAAGGCGGGCTGATTGACCAGTGACTGCCTGCAAGGAAGTTTCTCACCGATGAGATATCTATTCGGCGAAACCTCAGCCTTCTTTGGCGGTGTATCGGAAACAAATTGCTCTGATACAGGAATGTTTGTTGAATAACCAGGCTCCATGGGTGCTGATTTCGTGGGAGTCTTCTTCGGAGGACTTCCTGCCAGTAAGAGCAAGGCATCCGTGACAATATTGGTGGCTGAGGGAAAAGATACATCAGTATGCGTGACATGAACATTAGGACATCAGAAACATAAGGGTCAACATTCGACATCTCCTTTAATTCAGTTGTGACAATGCCCTCTTTCCACAATTTCGGTTCTAGTCGAATAGCAAGAcacaaaaatattgtttcaTGGCCTGAGTGACCGATAATGATAAACACATCCTTTTATCGCCTGtactgtaaaaaaaatgtaaatgcctTGTTTGGGGAGGAAGTGTACTTAGCTTTTAAGCTAGTTAAACGACACTCTACTTAATGAATCTGAAATTGGCCATTCAAATAAAACATAACATGGTGAAAGTACGAAAATGGCAGTACGGCAACCAAGTCACTGTTTACAAAGAGTGGTGGGAATTAACTTAGATACATGTACAACTGCTGCATTCAATAACAGGGTTAAATACCAGACACCTCCGGCCTGATCAACAATAATAAATATGTCACAACAACAGCACAGGTGCACTTTCCTCCCACGGCATCGTCAAATATTTATCCAGACAAAAGAATTCAGGATGACGCCCATATTGATCAAAAGGTCTAGAATCACTAAGAATACAGCACAAACCTGATAAATGTAAATTGGAAGACGAAGAATTTGCAAGGTGCAGCTGCTGGTTTGACGCTTGGAGTGTGCTATTTCCATTGCTGACCTCAGGCACAGAATTTGGTGTATCTAGGTGACTGTTTGGTGGTCCTGCGGGCATAAGAAAGTTAACTGTATTTAAgtattacatgtacttgtgaCAAGAAAACATTAACCACAAGTCTGTCAGTGAATGCACTTCTACCATGCAGCAGTTACAATGTATATGAAAGAGAAATaataacttatttttctgaGATGAAAGAGCATGATCCACTGATTACAGTGCTATGTCCGAGCACTGTTATTTTGACCATAGTTTAAATGCCGTTTATACTCAGTTATTAATACTTCTTATGTATTTCTCTGATCGTGAGTGGGTGGTATCCTGAGAATCTCGAAATCTGACTGGCTGGGGGAGCAGGCAGAATTTTCCCTATCTCTTGAACACGGCCATGGTAACAAAGGGTGCTAAGTGACGAGGGAAGCTGCGAATTTAATGAGTGAAGTTTCACTAAGTGCCTTAATCGTTTTTTGCCGCTTGTTGCACTTTctgtcaaaatttaaaattttatcatACTTTTGTTGACACCTTGATGAGGCaatgtataaaataaaattacgACTTTCCAAGTTTTCCTAGTAGTTTCTCCTACtctttaaaaatataatttagaaGTAAATAAAAAGGTTATTTACTGGCCTAGTCGGTCTGTATAGGGAGAAACTGTTTCCTCAGTCTCGGCTGATGGCCGTACTCAAGCCTTCGGGCATAGTTTTTCCCTATGTAGACGTCCCAACCAGTGAATAACATACATACACCGTCTGTGTTTCATACCAAGTCCAAAGTCATAGTTTAAATCTTCTTTCCATTTTACACTACCTGTGCTAACAGCAcacagagagagagagtgaaTGAGCATTGATTTGCATACACTTCCAGGCAGATAAAGAAAGAACAATCAGTTCTTTTCATAAGGTTACATGTACCTTGTGGATTCAACTCGGATGTCAGCTGAGAGGACAGAGATTTTTCAGATGCAAGACTTGCGTTAACAGGTATGATTGGTAACTGCTCTGCATTTGGGTCTGTTGCACATGGCAATGCATCCAATGCATCTGTTTTTAAGTAAAGTTAAATTGGGCAGTTGTTGGCCATTAAAATCAGTTCCTACTAATGCATTATTGTTGTATTATGTGCATAAGCAACACATGccagatattttttttcattagcACCTTTTGTCTAATAAGCAACAACACGCTGGCATTCATTTGTGCTTATGCTTATCACACAAGTGCAAACCTATAGACTACAGGCTGGCAAATACGAAAGCCGTAAAACAACTTTTGCGAGTTCAAGttatttattttcacacagcaacTAAAAGTGGTGTAAGCAAGAATCACAAATTAAAGTTTGGTGGTTTGTGAAAGAGTATCCACGGGGCTGAAGAGTGTTGCCAAACTTACCCTAACCTTTCACCTAACATTTTAATAAGATAATAATCCTATTacctaaaaaaaatgtttgaaatggCAGACAGGTATGAGCTACATGTACTTTGTGGAAATAAGAACTTGGGAGaataaattaataacaaaatATGAGAAGTAAAATGTAAATTACCGAGTCCAAAACATGAGAACAGTACATCAAATGCCGGGTCTGCCTGCATCAGATCCATAATTTCTTTCACAGGGATATCACCGCCACAACCCttgcaacaaaaagaaaagacagcATCACAAGACAGCTAATACTGCAAATTACTGCAAATTTTTGCAGCTGACTTCCTGCACCAGGCTAGCATGatgtcaataattatttaagatGTCAAGACAGTGCCATCACAATCGCTGTCcaaactggtttaaaaaaccTTGGAGATACATGTAAGAGCTGCCAGAATTCCACTGGCTGATTCATTTGCATAACCTCTCCAACAATGAtcataaaatatataaaaaaaggaaaggaactttatttattaagtgcctaatcttctagcgccgtagggcactaatcggggacactgtaaattgaaattaacaagttaatgcaagtcaaatcaaatgttggtttttgaggagaggggaaaaccagattAGCcgcagaaaaacctcttggtgcagagtagagaaccaacaaactcaacccacatatgattcCGAGtatgggaattgaacctgggccatattggtgggaggcgagtgctctcaccactgcgccatccctgcacctccGTAATGCAAATAAtatgttaaatttaaaatcaTACTGAAAGGAGGAATGAAGAGATGGTTACCAGTCAACCCTATtgcggaataagaatacatgtaGTGTTTTTGATGATTAAACACACAGCGTTATGTTTGGCACTTTGAAGCAACaacgataataaagatatgtttaacatccactcaaaaactgtcccCATTCAATCCACTGACTCCTATGAGTGGAACTCTGTCTaataccagatgattttactcgtcagtgggggtGGTCAAGGGCtgttgaggtgtcaatgggtttaaaTAGCTTTTTaacaggtgtttgacaattttaatgcaaaatatcTCCAtaaaaaacgaaggatttctaacttctattccacaTATTCCTATTCctgaatacagtcaatcgaacgcacccaaGTAACAATAGACAGGATCGCAGTGCCTAGAGTTGTTCAAAGTTCTTACACCCCATTGCTTTTTGCTCTTAAATACAACCACTTGCCTATCTGAAATGATATACTTGTCCTTACCTGGTTTGTTGCCAATGGAACATCTTCACTGCTGGCCTCAGTTGTTGTCATGCTTTGTGTGGAGTCCAGGATACTAGGGCTGTCATCATTGGGAGTCTGTGTTCTCGTGCTACAAAAATCCACATAGtatattaaggacggtgactactaattcaaaggtatttttgcacggtttactgaatatgcgggaaaagcagatctaaacaaatgttattgaaattgaaaaagaaaactgggggtaaccatgcatttttcgaagataattaatcagcgatatttgtaaaaagctttaaaatagaaagcaaTGTACACATGGTGTTCTTTTTctaattgaagcttaattatctctgagaaatgtgtggttaccccaaattttctttctggatactAACAGCACTTACAAggtctgctttctctgcatagttttgaaatgcacaaaaatatccctgtattagtaagcaccacccaaAGAAAtacgagtatcttgagatgcgcagaacataatTATGCGCAATAACAAGAGTAAGTACCGTCCTTGAGACACACATGTATGACTTCAAATTAATGCTAGTCTGCTTTGTAGTCCATTTCAGGTCTTATTTAAGACGTTTGAAGCCCAACACATGTGAATAGGTGGTTCTGGGAATGGGCGCCCATTAAAGCCACAAAGCAAAAAAACTACACCTTGGTTTAAGAGGTTTTCTTAGTTTATATTTTGCCATTGCTAACAACTAACTGCCATAGGGATCATTTCCTCGAGGTATAAAACAAAACGATTTCTTCTACCTGCCATTTAATTTTCTAGTTTCATGGATTTGCTTACAGTTGTACAAGTCATGTACCTCTTGAAAAATT
Above is a window of Montipora capricornis isolate CH-2021 chromosome 6, ASM3666992v2, whole genome shotgun sequence DNA encoding:
- the LOC138053531 gene encoding serine-rich adhesin for platelets-like; this encodes MIEGCIVAKLVLGYLSDEGFHKTCSAFQEECSLFENGTNKLDQVFLTSDLKTILEDYSQLIVTGRENGKPTGTAVLKSLWKDLDTVIGRLKYATIPTVAPKTNMGSQATRTRHLNSGRSRIISLQKFKDNPSKTAPVPSIMKPSSNENTVLQKLPLPRYSTVGTLQNHSSLQSSCINRTPLSTTCSGGNKDLTGCQTSNSRQSSGCSFPAVNPLMIPCTSQVTITPNSLAPSHNFNKHINKEQSSTYSVCDLTNSSALCSDGDFSHSAGEHSSSQTAPSLIIVNNEARREYHEAPTVLEQCSSLDSGQNDLARSPKRKGAQPKKRVCQDVSGMSAVADSPVKSVPQSVNQNVATDITCTPDTLTPQSFLGTLLNTPLLQEKMAENINKLSGSTRTQTPNDDSPSILDSTQSMTTTEASSEDVPLATNQGCGGDIPVKEIMDLMQADPAFDVLFSCFGLDALDALPCATDPNAEQLPIIPVNASLASEKSLSSQLTSELNPQGPPNSHLDTPNSVPEVSNGNSTLQASNQQLHLANSSSSNLHLSATNIVTDALLLLAGSPPKKTPTKSAPMEPGYSTNIPVSEQFVSDTPPKKAEVSPNRYLIGEKLPCRQSLVNQPALITSTLPYVRALNFASEKETVPKKRGPKKGSRKKNNTKQFAKINEQNKSSGSKSGGNNNSKQAVAKKSPKQTALTTSACTATSNVNITAPLTNSTRSIVRANFPYLVPADVTVTSACYSASPHFVVTNSPDSSPVGFNIAGSSLPPVTCADGVSHGPVFSSNHVTMVTTTALDPFNFNSTSRCPTTEAVNSTGISESPSTTEPFSRHDLSTFSPTLGTPCPLSAADNTSLCQARLGVANSNNFVTSSASTVPPTLPTISCATPTDPVVNSLSTSTGVSEAPSCHQFTDPIVVSATSNTKDPTSSQVDEIVTRKSGCDHSGESFTFQASNLLQTLAKKASNSSDLENDASGLTDQGNTERQPSKENSTSFGNTTVCKDNITCCNKNREANDSFRGNLTGQESKSVAKSLQNSQENKNNNTSTSLECSDLLKEGSLDLSHSREKSDNKLQGTSYPEQKKRRLEVHSTKEKKSKSSRPSKRSKTSKEGMNFPMDLNVEEFLAKLHYEEQ